A single window of Vibrio gazogenes DNA harbors:
- a CDS encoding alpha/beta hydrolase family protein, protein MTQPRPFPKGQTPARLNARGIDFSDYNKIDYQVVRKGQDYLETCCSLAAHLDEVAGEKLAAGHQLSACRLSYKAAALYRIAHYGLLEFDEEKAALYQKELDIFSRALALDNRFSAERTEIPYKNGQLVGWLMKPLNCSDDVPVVIATGGITGFKEEVHYVITHFLERGIAVLNIDGPGQGETFYHYNISVEPESEQAHEVMIDYLLNRADVGNDIALYGLCMGGLLMARTAAVHQDKVKAIISMGGGYELSSCIKEHPQFEAVFAYRGNIAITDVHPFIDRFAMNTLSTTIDCPLLIIHNRPDFLIPSSNVKRIYEEATATDKQQVFFKGAEHNAHNANAEACALAADWLVERLLNRQETSDAPAQARPADLVAG, encoded by the coding sequence ATGACTCAACCACGCCCATTCCCAAAAGGACAGACGCCAGCCCGATTAAACGCCCGGGGAATTGATTTTTCGGACTACAACAAAATTGATTACCAAGTCGTTCGCAAAGGTCAAGACTACCTCGAAACCTGCTGCTCACTGGCAGCGCACCTCGATGAAGTAGCCGGCGAAAAACTCGCTGCCGGACATCAACTGAGCGCCTGCCGATTATCATATAAAGCAGCGGCTTTATACCGAATTGCCCATTACGGGCTGCTAGAATTTGATGAAGAGAAAGCAGCGTTATATCAAAAAGAATTAGACATTTTCTCCCGCGCACTGGCGCTTGATAACCGCTTTAGCGCAGAAAGAACCGAAATTCCCTACAAAAATGGGCAATTGGTCGGCTGGCTGATGAAGCCATTGAATTGTAGTGATGATGTCCCTGTTGTGATTGCAACCGGTGGCATAACCGGCTTTAAAGAAGAAGTCCATTATGTGATTACCCATTTTCTCGAACGGGGAATCGCGGTCTTAAATATTGACGGTCCGGGGCAAGGAGAAACTTTCTACCACTATAACATCAGTGTTGAACCCGAATCAGAACAAGCCCATGAAGTGATGATTGATTACTTGCTCAATCGCGCTGACGTCGGCAACGATATCGCTCTATATGGTTTATGTATGGGCGGATTATTAATGGCCAGAACCGCAGCGGTACATCAGGATAAGGTCAAAGCCATTATCTCGATGGGTGGCGGCTATGAGCTGTCAAGCTGCATCAAAGAACATCCTCAATTTGAAGCGGTATTTGCCTATCGTGGCAATATAGCCATTACCGATGTCCATCCATTTATCGATCGTTTCGCCATGAATACACTGTCCACGACCATTGATTGTCCGCTGTTGATCATTCACAACCGCCCGGACTTTTTAATTCCGTCATCGAACGTTAAGCGCATTTATGAAGAAGCAACCGCCACCGATAAACAACAGGTCTTCTTTAAAGGTGCGGAACACAATGCACATAATGCCAATGCAGAAGCTTGCGCGCTGGCTGCCGACTGGCTGGTGGAACGATTACTCAATCGTCAGGAAACCAGTGATGCTCCGGCACAAGCCAGACCAGCCGACTTGGTGGCAGGATAA
- a CDS encoding beta-ketoacyl synthase N-terminal-like domain-containing protein has translation MKKNGIEVAIIGIAGKYPQADNIQDFFDNLKHGKECLTTFTDEELQASDPWYTQDANYVKRAGIINNATGFDNKFFNISNRDALLTDPQQRIFLQTAWHALEDAGCDPFTYQGDIALYGGSSSNTYLSHHIFNSDYRHELNQYPVVLGNEKDFLCTRVSHALNLRGPAMTIQTGCSTSLVAVHMACQSLLNGECDIAMAGGVTIRFPVKAGYKYQDGGILSPDGHCRPFDQDACGTVVSDGCGIVVLKLLEDALRDRDQIYCVIKGSAINNDGQDKMGFTSPSISGQTRVIEDTLQLSGIDAGQISYVETHGTATKLGDPIEINALKEVYSGHQGQKVKIGSVKANIGHTDSASGISGLIKVALMMKHHTLLPQIHFNQPSPLLELDNSRLEINTQLADWYDHDSDIRYAAISSFGLGGTNAHMIVESGDIYHSPSQRAPSKPQHLLVSGRTAQDLIHNSQQIAAAVQHYSDQDLTDIAYTLATGRHHFPYRQWVQAANIDELHHQLAAFTENTVYQPTGICRIKIYQNQELTLPETFINHAHYFNFAELPEKHRFLAELCAQMVVEPLDVEMIYTNELIDKVMIHAYNADIKKVAETDCEISYLSNDDVFNILCWLWQQGLTIHWEKFYAVQPVRKISLPGYAFNQTVFEIEPTYLSNALTPQPEAEQPTSDDSAVTLESIQDKIRQIWLDDLGETIPSAETTDIYELCGDSFTALQMNIELEDFYEITLSNKTFIENNTLNKISEVIYHLKHGNEHSTFDEHIVCFNDQGNLAPIFLIHPAGGTVMGYKEVARNLPEGHPVYGIQYPFRDEGNDIMAMCDLARHYNEKITALYPTGNLILAGHSFGGNAALEMALQFEQTGRTIEQVIMFDSHPPQAYYSNTVFSEQRFLASFPIICGMFFNTKEPLNDMQSNTLEEVVDYLKQKGWVPWGFSTEEFKLYYELWRSNHNTLRTHMPSQKLKADLIFFKAAVFQPQEILDVLNISLVEGTEIEQWQCFAQSTIKEFEVPGTHYTILDKENVNVIANVLHELLTVAIAA, from the coding sequence ATGAAAAAAAATGGCATAGAGGTAGCAATCATCGGAATTGCAGGCAAATACCCACAAGCTGATAATATTCAAGACTTTTTCGATAATCTTAAACACGGCAAAGAGTGCTTAACCACATTCACAGATGAAGAGTTACAAGCAAGTGACCCTTGGTACACTCAGGATGCAAACTACGTCAAACGAGCGGGCATCATCAATAACGCAACCGGATTTGATAATAAGTTTTTTAATATCTCGAACCGGGACGCGCTATTAACTGATCCACAACAGCGGATCTTTTTACAAACCGCATGGCACGCGCTGGAAGATGCCGGATGTGACCCATTTACCTATCAGGGGGATATCGCCCTGTATGGCGGCAGTAGTTCCAATACCTATCTGTCCCACCATATTTTTAATTCAGATTATCGCCATGAACTCAATCAATACCCCGTCGTTCTCGGCAATGAAAAAGACTTCCTCTGTACGCGAGTCTCTCACGCCCTGAACCTGCGTGGCCCAGCAATGACCATTCAGACCGGCTGCTCAACCTCTCTGGTTGCCGTTCATATGGCCTGCCAGAGTCTGCTCAATGGCGAGTGTGATATTGCCATGGCCGGCGGTGTGACCATTCGCTTCCCCGTCAAAGCAGGCTATAAATATCAGGATGGCGGCATCTTGTCGCCTGATGGTCACTGCCGCCCGTTTGACCAAGATGCCTGCGGTACAGTGGTCAGTGATGGCTGCGGTATTGTCGTGCTGAAATTACTCGAAGACGCATTACGTGACCGTGACCAGATCTACTGTGTGATCAAAGGATCCGCAATCAATAATGATGGTCAGGATAAAATGGGCTTCACCTCCCCCAGCATTTCAGGACAAACTCGTGTTATTGAAGACACATTACAATTATCCGGTATCGACGCCGGTCAGATCAGCTATGTAGAAACCCATGGCACCGCTACGAAGCTGGGCGATCCGATTGAAATCAATGCCCTCAAAGAAGTTTATAGCGGTCATCAAGGTCAGAAAGTAAAAATCGGCTCGGTCAAAGCCAATATCGGCCATACCGATAGCGCTTCAGGCATCAGCGGATTGATCAAAGTCGCACTGATGATGAAACATCATACCCTGCTGCCCCAGATTCACTTTAATCAACCCAGCCCACTGCTTGAACTCGACAACAGTCGCTTGGAAATCAACACCCAACTGGCCGACTGGTATGATCATGACAGCGATATACGCTATGCAGCCATCAGTTCTTTCGGTCTGGGTGGCACCAATGCCCATATGATTGTTGAGTCTGGCGATATCTACCATTCCCCTTCACAACGCGCACCATCCAAACCACAACATCTATTGGTGTCTGGCCGGACAGCACAAGATTTGATACACAATAGTCAGCAAATTGCAGCAGCGGTTCAGCACTACAGCGATCAAGATTTGACAGACATTGCCTATACACTGGCAACCGGAAGACATCACTTCCCATATCGTCAGTGGGTCCAGGCCGCGAATATTGACGAGCTACATCATCAACTCGCAGCGTTCACCGAAAATACGGTTTATCAGCCCACCGGCATTTGTCGGATTAAAATCTATCAAAACCAGGAGCTGACCTTACCGGAAACCTTCATTAATCATGCTCACTATTTCAACTTTGCGGAACTGCCAGAAAAACACCGTTTCCTTGCAGAATTATGCGCACAAATGGTCGTCGAACCATTAGACGTTGAAATGATCTATACCAATGAGCTGATTGATAAAGTGATGATTCATGCCTACAACGCCGACATCAAAAAAGTGGCAGAGACCGACTGCGAAATTTCTTATCTGAGCAACGACGATGTATTCAATATACTTTGCTGGTTATGGCAACAGGGTCTGACCATCCACTGGGAAAAATTCTACGCGGTTCAGCCCGTTCGGAAAATCTCACTGCCGGGCTATGCGTTTAATCAAACCGTCTTTGAAATTGAGCCGACTTATCTCAGCAACGCGCTCACCCCCCAACCAGAGGCTGAACAGCCAACGTCTGACGATTCAGCAGTAACATTGGAAAGTATTCAAGACAAAATCCGCCAAATCTGGCTTGATGACTTAGGCGAAACGATCCCTTCGGCTGAAACCACCGACATCTATGAGTTATGCGGTGACTCATTTACCGCACTTCAGATGAATATTGAGCTGGAGGATTTCTATGAAATCACACTGTCGAATAAGACTTTCATTGAAAACAATACGTTAAACAAAATCTCTGAAGTCATTTATCATCTCAAACATGGCAATGAACACTCTACTTTTGATGAGCACATTGTCTGTTTCAATGACCAGGGAAATCTAGCACCAATATTCCTGATTCACCCGGCAGGCGGCACCGTCATGGGCTATAAAGAAGTCGCACGTAACCTGCCAGAAGGTCACCCTGTTTACGGGATTCAGTATCCCTTCCGTGATGAAGGCAATGACATCATGGCCATGTGTGATTTGGCCCGTCACTATAATGAAAAGATTACCGCGCTTTATCCCACCGGTAACCTGATCCTTGCCGGTCACTCATTCGGTGGCAATGCGGCACTGGAAATGGCGCTTCAGTTCGAACAAACAGGCAGAACCATCGAGCAAGTGATCATGTTTGACAGCCACCCACCGCAAGCATACTACTCGAATACCGTCTTCAGTGAACAACGCTTTCTGGCATCATTTCCTATCATCTGCGGCATGTTCTTTAACACCAAAGAACCGCTCAATGATATGCAAAGCAACACCCTTGAAGAAGTGGTCGATTACCTCAAACAAAAAGGCTGGGTACCTTGGGGATTCAGTACCGAAGAATTCAAGTTGTACTACGAACTATGGCGCAGCAATCACAATACCTTGAGAACACATATGCCATCTCAGAAACTGAAAGCAGATTTAATCTTCTTCAAAGCAGCGGTGTTCCAACCCCAAGAAATACTGGATGTGCTGAACATCTCGTTGGTTGAAGGCACCGAAATTGAGCAATGGCAGTGTTTTGCACAATCCACGATCAAAGAATTCGAAGTTCCCGGAACTCATTACACCATTCTGGACAAAGAAAATGTCAATGTGATCGCCAATGTATTGCATGAATTACTCACTGTTGCCATCGCAGCTTAG